The nucleotide window TGCAATTTGTCTTTCATTTCCACCAAATTGGGCTCCGGAAAAATTTCCAGTACTGTGACAAGTCAGTGCAAGTTCACCAGACTGGGCAGCATGTTTTGATAAAAAGACAAATCCGTCATAGTGAAATTTTTGCTCAAGCCAGTCTGCAGAAATTGCAGGGCTTGGAATTATTGCCAAATCAAAGTTTTTGCCCCTAAAGACATCTCCGTCTTTTTTCATTGTTGATGAGATGAATTTTGCCATATTGTAGCCTGCAGGGTCTTGTTCATAGGCAACCAGTAATTCCATGTCCCAAAAAATATAAGGACACCATATTAACCTCCAGCAATGGATCTTAAGCTCACCTTTAAGAACATGGTAAACACGATGAAACTTGCAAAAAAGTCCGACAAGGAGGACTATATGCAACACCTACGGCTAGTCCTTTTGGGAATTGGCGGAATCGGGGCGATTGGGTTTATAATTCAGTTTGTATTTTCGGTGTTCAGATTCGGATAGATGGAATTGGCTCAAGAAATCAAAACTCATCTTTTTGCAGTAAGGACCACTGGAGGTCAGGAAAAAGTAGTCATGAATCTACTCCAAAACAAAATAAAGACAGGTCAGATCAACATTTACTCGGTTTTACTAGTAGATAATCTCAAAGGCTACATCGTAGTTGAGGCAAAGGATGCAAACGCTGCATTTGATGCCCTACAGGGAATAAGACACATTCGCGGACAACTTCGCGGAGAGATGGAGTTCAAAGACATAGAAGGATATCTGGTCACAAAGAGCACTGCAACTCAGTTTGCAGCAGACAACATTGTGGAAATTATTGGTGGTCCATTCAAGGGAATGAAGGCAACTGTTACCCGTGTTGATAATGATAAACAAGAAGCAACCGTCATTTTGCTGGATGCTCCATACCAACTGCCAGTAACTGTAGACTCTAACTATCTGAAATTGTCTACTTCCTCTTAGGAAGGATTAAATCTTCACCCAAAAAAAGCAAGACCATGGCCGATACACAAACCGTTTCTGCACTAGTAACTGGCGGAGGCGCATCTGCAGGTCCACCATTAGGTCCAGCATTGGGTCCACTTGGTGTGAACATTATGGAAATTATCAAGGCCATCAACGACAAGACTGCTGATTTTGAAGGAATGAAGGTCCCAGTTACAGTATCAGTTGATACCAAAACCAAGAAATGGGAAGTCACCGTAGGCATTCCATCAGCTGCTGCTTTGTTGCTAAAAGAGGCTGGAATTCAGAAAGGATCTGGAACCAGCGGCTCGACATGGGTCGGTGACATCAAAGTAGACTCTATTGTCAAGGTTGCCAAGGCAAAACTTGAATCATCATATGCAACATCACTAAAATCAGTTGCAAAAGAGGTAGCAGGAACCTGTGTGTCCCTTGGAATCAAGATCGAGGGGAAGAATCCTAAAGAATTTGCCTCCGAAGTAAACTCTGGCAAATACGATGACAAACTAAAGTAATTATTTAGAAACCAAATACGACGGCTCTTTGTCCGTTTTTTGCAACTCTACGAATGTCTCTGTGCTTTGAATTCCCTCTATTTTGCCAATCTTATCAATCACTATGGTGTGTAGTTGTTCGAGGTTTTCTGCGTGGACTCCAACCATGATATCAAATCTTCCAGTCACCTCAGATATGGATACGATTTCCGCTGTCTGGAGCAATTGTTTGTGAATTGCGTCCTTTAGCTTTGGGTCTCGGTTTATGCCTATTGTTGCCTTGACTCCGATTCCAAGCTGGGACTCGTCAACCAGTATGGTGAATTTCTTGATTAACTTCTTTTTTGTGAGGCGCTTTATTCTGCTGTACAGAACCGATGCATTGATTCCCATCTTTTTTGATAGATTTGGAACCGAGATGCTACCATCACGCGTAAGCTCGTATAGAAGTTTCATGTCCAAGTCGTCTAGTTTATGCAATGTTTTCAAAAGAAGTGATTTGATGTTAATAAACGTAGGTTTAGGCGTGATAAATTGAACAATCTGCAAAACAGACTTGTGAAATTAGAAAATTTTACAATTTTCAGCGAAAATTGTTTGTCGGGCAACGCTAACGATTTTAAATAGGCTTTTTTGGATTGATTTCGTTGATCAACGAAGCTGAATTATCCAAAATGATAAAGGATGCAAAGACTGGCGATAAGGAACGCAAGTTCAGACAGACAGTCGAGATGTATGTAATCCTAAAGGATATTGATGTAAAGAAAGGCTTTGCCATGAATGAGACAATTCAATTACCAAAGAAACTCTCCACGCCAACAACTGTTTGCGTCATGGCAGGGGGAGATATGGGCATCAAGGCAAAAGGCGCAAACGCCGACAGAGTGGTCAACGGTGATGAAATAAGCACAATTGCTGCAAACAAACGTGAGGCACGCAAGTTTATCAATAATTATGATTTCTTTTTAGCAGACACACAGCTCATGACAACAGTAGGTAAGGTGCTAGGTCAGCTGCTTGGTCCAAGAGGAAAAATGCCAATTCCAGTTCCATTTAATGCACCAATAGAATCATTCTTGGACAGATTTAGATCATCAATTAGAGTAAAAGTAAAGAACTCGCTTTCCATGTCATGCAAGATCGGAGACGAGTCCATGGATGACAATGATTTGGCAGCAAACGCTCATGCAATACTAAACGCAATTGAGAAAAAGCTTCCAAGCGGAGACAGAAACATCAGAAGAGTTATGGTAAAAACATCGATGGGAAAACCAGTAAAAGAAGTACAGCAGGCGAGAAAGTAAATGCACGAGAACCGAACAACATATCCTGCAAAAAAAACAAAGATGTACCAGCAGCTCCAAGAGCTTCCAAAAAAATACAAAGTTACTGCTCTGGTGAGAATGGAAAAGGTTCGATCCTCACAAATGTTGCCTCTGAGAAAAAAATTCCTAGGCGAAGTAGAAATCATTAGCATTAAAGACAAAGTAGCACAAAAGGCACTTGCCACACTAAACGTTCCGGGAATCCCAAAGATGGTAGAAGCTCTGACAGGCCAGTGTGTTTTGATGTTCACAAACATGTCGCCATTCAAACTCAACGTTTTGCTAGGCAAGAACAAAATCATGATGTTCGGTCGTGGTGGAGATACTGCAAGTGTAGACGTTACCGTTCCTGCAAAGAACACTGGAATTGCACCAGGTCCAATGCTTACTGAGTTCAAAGAAGCCGGCATCGCAACAAAAATCGATCAAGGAACAATTTGGATTACAAAAGACACTACTCCAGTCAAAAAGGGAGGAGTTATTCCGGACAAGCTGGCAACACTACTGCAAAAACTAGACATCAAGACAGTCGAAGCAGGAGTTCTGCTGGATGCAGCACTAGAAGAAGGAGTTCAATACAACAGATCTGAGCTTGTAATTGATGTAGATGCATACAGAGGACTGTTTGCACAAGCACACCAAGAAGCAGTATCACTATCAATCGAGGCAGCATATGTCACAAAGGACAACATCAAGCAAATCCTATCAAAGGCAGCCCATGGCTCACGCTCTGTTGCAATAGAGGCAGGCTACCTAACAGAAGACACCAAAGAGGCAATATTGCAAAAGGCAAATGCCCAAGCACAGTCGGTTGCCTCAAAGGCAAAAGGCTATACACCGGCGTAAAAAAATTATTTTTCTCGCGCTCTAGGCAGATTCCAGTTGTACTTCATTGCTACCAATCGCAGTATGGTGGTAATTATAATACCAACAATCGATGCCAGATATAGTGGAATCTCTGCAACTAGTAATCCATAAAACACAATCACGCCAACAAAGCTTGCAGTAACATATAGCTCTTTGACAAAAATGAATGGCACCTCGTTTACAAAGACATCTCGTAAAATTCCACCACCAACTGCACTCAGAATTCCTGCAAATGCGATTGCCAGAAAATTTAGGCCAAATATGTTGTAGGCAAATGTTGCACCAGTAATTGAGAATACCCCAAGGCCTATTGCATCAAATTTCAAAAACAGATTCCAATGCTTTTGCAAATATGGATACAAAAAGAACAATGCTACGCCGGATGCCACACTGATTCCTACGTATAATGGGTCCACAATTGAGTTTGGCGGAAACCTTCCAATCACTATATCCCGTATAGTGCCACCTGCGACGCCGGTTATAATAGATAAAATCAAAATTCCGACAATGTCGGACTTGTGCTCTATTGCTTTGAATGCGCCAGTAACTGCAAAGGCCATTGTACCAAAGAGATCAAAGGCATAGATCAGAAACAGAAATGGTGTATCTGCCACTATACCGTATGGTAGGTTGTGCTAGATAAATGTAAAAATGAAAATTTTTGGAAGTGATTAACCAAATAGTGAAGCGAGGCCTTCCATTGCTGCTTCTTCAGTTTTACCTGCTGGAGCTTCTTCTTTCTTTGCTTCGGCTGCTGGTGCTGCTCCGCCTGCTGCTGGAGCTGCTGCAACTGCAACTGGAGCTGCCTTGATTGCCTCTTCAATATTTACATCAGCTAGTGCAGAAACTAGTGCTTTGACTTGAGCATCACTTACTTCTGCGCCTGCTGCTTTGATTACACTACTAATGTTAGCTTCGTTAACTTCCTTCTTTAGTTTGTGCAAAATTAATGCAGCGTAAACATATTCCATTGTATCGTGACTTTTTTTGAGGATAATATAAAACTACGTCTAGTTTAGGATTTTGAGGCTTCTGCATACGGAGTAAAGGTTCTGCTTTAGGTTCTTGTCATATAGTGTATCCATTCGTTGCTTTACCAGTCGCTTTGCAGAATCGCGCTCTGGACCATCTGACAATGATAGAACATTGTTTAGAAGCTCCGGCAGCGATTCACGAATCCAGCCATCCAAAACATTGTGTGCCTTCTCAGAGATTTGGATGATTTTATTTTCATTTAGGTCCAGTGTATCATTGAAGGTGTCGTGCTCTGTGCGATACACAAATCCCAGAATGCAGTTTTCAGGTGTTGGGTTTTTTAGAATTTCCTCGGATCTAGGTCCTGCCTTTCCCTGAGACACTTTGTTTTTGAGTCCTGCTGGATTTACTATCAATCCGCTGACACCTACTTTGTTACCATCAATTCCGGTTGCCACTCCAAAGATGATGTTTTGGTATTGGCCATCAGGTTTTGAAGCAAAGACATAGCTACCCTCTACTAGCTCTTTCTTTTTTTTGCCGAACACAAGAAAATTTCAAAGACTTGCGTATTTAATTTATCCTAAACGGTAATTCTTAATATTAGTCAGCCAGAGTCTTCACAAGATGAACAAGGATGAAATTCTTGCAAAATTTTCATCAGAGCCAGACAGGTATTATAAAATAAAATTATTCGAGGAGCAAGGATTTGCCAGAAAATCATGTGTTACGTGCAAACGATTCTTTTGGACACTAGACTCTAACAGAGTAGCATGTCCTGATCATGCGGATGATACCTATTCGTTCATTGGAAATCCCCCAACATCAAAGAGATTCGATTACACAGAGGCCTGGAAGCAAGTAGAGTCATTTTTTGTCAAAAACGGCCACACCTCAATTAGCAGATATCCTGTAGTGTGCAGATGGCGAGACGATCTGTACTTTACAATAGCATCAATTGTGGACTTTCAGCGAGTGATGGGCTCAAAAGTAGTGTTCGAGTTTCCTGCAAACCCGTTGGTTGTGCCACAGACATGTCTTAGATTCAAAGACATTGAAAATGTCGGAGTGACCGGCAGACACTTTTCGAGCTTTTGCATGATTGGACAACATTCCATTCCAAACAACAAAGGCTACTGGAAGGACGAATGCGTTGATCTGGATTATCGGTTACTAACGGAATCATTTGGAATTAACAAAAACGAGATTACATTTGTGGAAGATGTCTGGGCAGGGGGCGGCTCGTTTGGCTCCTCACTGGAATATTACGTCAGAGGGCTAGAGCTTGGAAATGCGGTCTTTACAGAATTTCAGGGCGAGCTTGGAAATCATACCACGCTTGACCAAAAAATAATCGACATGGGTGCAGGCCTTGAGCGATTTGCGTGGATTACAATGGGGACACCGACTGCTTATGATTGCTGTTTTGGCCCAATCACGCAGAAACTATTCCAAAAAATAGGACTAGATACCGATTCTGTCAAGCTAACAAAATATTTTACAGAAATTGCAAGGAATCTAGAAAAATTCCAAGATTTGTCCCAAGTAAGAAAGGCCGCAATCAAAGCATCACATCTATCAGAAAGGGATCTTGTCAAGATGATCACACCACTAGAAGGACTATACATGATTGCTGATCATCTGAGAACTCTAATCTTTGCAATATCGGATGGTGCTCTGCCAAGCAATGTTGGCGGTGGCTATAACCTCAGAATCATACTAAGACGAATCATGGCTACAATTGATAGACTTGGGCTCAAATTGGACCTGGATGAACTGATTGATTCTCATATTGACTATCTCAAAAAGACATATCCAGAATTGGAGCAATATCGTGCCGAAGTCAAGACCATAATTGGAATCGAGGTCGGCAGATACCACGAATCAAAATCCAGAATGGAGAAAATTGCTCAAAACCTCAAGTCACAAAAAAAGACACTAAACGTAGACGACATGATTCGACTATACGAATCAGACGGTGTAACTCCAGACTATCTAAAAGAATATGATGTAATATCAGAGATTCCAGACAGCTTTTACAGCAAGCTTTCGGATCTGCACCAATCAGAAAAGAAAAAGACAACAGAGGAGTTTGATCTGGCGGGAATTCCAGAAACCGATCTGCTGTTTTACAAAGATGATCCGGTAAAGTTTGATGCCAAGGTACTCAAGGTAATCAAAAACAAGTTTGTCATATTGGATAGGACCTCATTTTACGCAAGAGGCGGTGGACAAGAGCCAGACCATGGAAAGATAAACGGTCAAGATGTCATCGATGTTACAAAGCACGGCAATGTTGTATTACATGAGATCAAGGGCATATCCCCAAAAGAAGGTGACATTATACCCTGTGAGATAGAAGAGAGTAGACGTGCAAACATAACAAAGCATCACACCAGTACACATGTAGTCAATTCATCTGCAAGAAACGTTTTGGGTTCTTGGGTTTGGCAGCACTCGGCATTCAAGGAAAAAGACTATGGTAGATTAGACATCACACATCACTCTAGCCTGTCCGATGAAGAGGTTAGAAAAATCGAGAGTTTTGCAAATGGTGTGATTCAAAAAAACCTCCCAGTTACAATCCAAGAATATGAGCGCGGTCAGGCAGAGCAGACATTTGGATTTAGGATTTACCAGGGCGGAGTAGTGCCTGTAAAGTCAGTCAGAATAGTCAAAATCGAGGACTTTGATGTTGAGGCCTGTGGTGGAACTCATGTCAAAAGAACTGGCGAGCTTGGTCTAATCAAAATTACAAAATCGGAAAGAATCCAAGATGGTGTGATACGACTAGAGTTTGTTTCAGGCCAAGCTGCAATCGATTTCGTGCAAAAACAGGAAGGCGATGTAATGTCAATAATAAAATTACTTGGCTCCAATCGCGAAAAGCTAGTGAAATCATTTGAGCATGCAATGACGGATTCTGAATATACAAAGAAAAAACTAAAGCAACTAATCAAGCGAACTAGTACGACATCTGCAAAGCAGGCAATAGAGGCATCACAAAACTTTGGTCCAGTGAAATTCTACCATACTGTTGATGAAGAATTAGATGAAGAATTCCATATTGCGGTTGGTGATGAGGCAATAAAACAGACTCCGACTCTGATCTATTGTGCACTGATTCTCAAAGATTCTGGAATTAGAATAATTGTGTTTGCTGGTGAGCAGGCAAAATTCAAGGCAGGGGATCTGGTCCGAGAGATATCATCAAAGCTTGGAGGATCCGGTGGTGGCGATGCAAGATTTGGCCAGGGTGGAGGAAAAGACACTGCCAAGCTTGCAGATGCCATTGCGCATGCAGAATCTGTAATCAAAAAGACAGTGAATCTATGATTTCCTGGAATGATATTGAAGAGAAATGGCGCGCCAAGTGGGCATCCCAAAAAGAATTTGAGATAGAGCCAGACAATAGAGAGAAAAAATTCATCACGGTTGCATATCCATATCCAAACTCGCCACAACATATCGGCCATGGCAGAACATACACACTTGCTGATGTTCACGCACGATTCTTGCGAATGCAAGGCTACAATACGCTATTTCCAATGGGGTTCCATTATACAGGTACGCCCATTTTGGGCATGGCAAAGCGAGTCCAAGAAGGAGACAAGGAGTTAATTGAAAACTTTGAGAAACTATACCACGTCCCACCAAACACCATCAAAGAGTTTGTCGAGCCAGTCAAGATAGCGGATTACTTCCACCAAGAGATCAAGCAAGGAATGATGGAGATGGGTTATTCCATTGATTGGCGACGCGAATTCACCACAATAGATCCAGTGTACAAAAAATTCATCGAGTGGCAATTTAGAAAAATGAAATCATTAAACTATGTGGTACAGGGCTCACACCCAGTTGGATGGTGTCCAAAGGATCAAAATCCAGTGTCACAACACGATACGCTAGGCGATGTAGAGCCGGACTTTACTGAATACATTTTGGTAAAATTCCATCTGGATGACATGATAATTCCGACTGCTACACTTCGGCCCGAGACAATATTTGGTGTGACAAATCTTTGGATAAATCCGCAGATCAAGTATCGCAAGGTAAAGGTAAATGATGAAACTTGGCTTGTCAGCCCCGAGTGTGCAAGAAAGTTGGAATTTTTGAACAAGACTATCACACCAATTGCAGAAATTGACGGCTCTGAATTTGTTGGAAAGACTGTCTCCATACTGGACAAAAAAATACCAATATTTCCTGCAAGTTTTGTCGAATCGCAAACAGGAACTGGAATCGTAATGTCGGTTCCAGCACATGCTCCATTTGACTATCAGGCATTAGTGGACTATCAGAAAAAAAACCCATCCATCAAAGTAGAGCCAATATCCATAATCAAGACCGAGGAGTTTGGAGAAATCCCAGCAAAGGAGATAGTGGAAAAACTAGGCATCAAGGACCAGGATGATCCCAAGCTGGATGAGGCTACAAACCAAGTTTATGCCAAGGAATTCTATTCTGGGGTACTAAAGCAAAACACCGGCAAGTTTGCAGGACTCAAGGTCTCAGAAGCCAAAGACACCATAAAGGCGTGGCTTGCGGAATCCAAAAATTCCGACATTTTGCTTGAGCTCAACGACGGACCGATTCGATGCAGGTGTGGTGCAGAATGTGTCGTAAAGCTGCTCAACAATCAGTGGTTTTTGAATTATCTTGACCAGTCCTGGAAGGAAAAGACAAACCAGTGCTTTGAGAAGATGAGCGTTCTGCCAAATGAAATAAGAACTGAATTCAACTATGTGGTTGGATGGCTAAGGCAAAGAGCATGTGCAAGACAGCATGGCCTTGGAACTAATCTTCCATGGGATCAGGGCTGGATCGTTGAGAGCTTGTCTGATTCCGTCATTTACATGGCATATTACATTTTGGCAAAATACGCAAACTCCAAGGAACTAATAGCAGACGGCCTAACTGATGAGTTTTTTGAGTTTGTGTTTTTTGGAAATGGTGACTCAAAACAAGTTGCTGCAAAGTGTAACATATCAGAAGAGATTCTCAAAAAGATAAGAGACGACTTTGCCTACTTTTATCCAGTAGATGCAAGACATTCGGGCAGAGACCTAGTACCAAACCATTTGACGTTCTTTGTGCTAAATCATGTTGCAATATTTCCAGAAAAACTATGGCCAAAACAAATTGTTGTCAATGGATCTGTTCTGATGGATGGTAAAAAAATGTCAAAATCCATGGGAAACATCATTCCATTGCGAAAGGCAATCAAAGACTACGGTGCAGACCCAATCAGACTAGCAATAATCATATCAGCAGAACTACTCCAGGATGCCGATTTTAATTTAGAATCAGTCAGCACGATTAAGAGCAAATTAGAGGGAATCTATGAGGATTGTGCAAGATACAGGCCTGGAATGCCGCAAAAACTAGAATCAGAAGACAATTGGATCTTTGGTAGACTTGACCATCTTATCACGCAAACAACTGGCGCAATAGAAAAGATGAGACTAAGAGAAGCACTACACCATATTTTGTTTAGCTTTGAATCAGACATACAGTGGTATTTGAAAAGAGCAGAGGCAAAAAACAGAAGCGACATCTCTGGCATATTGCATAAAATTCTGAGTGTACGCGTTGCAATGCTATCTCCGTTTGCACCACACATTGCAGAGGAAATGTGGGAAAGACTGGGCAATTCAGGATTTGTTTCCAGATCCGCTTGGCCAAAGATTAGCGAGATGGTTGATCAAAAATCAATTCAATCAGAAGAGTTGCTCCAATCCACACTAGAAGACATCAAAAATGTTCTCAAGGTAACAAAGATCAATCCGCAAAAAATCATACTATACACTGCGGATCCATGGAAGATCAAAGCATACAGAAAGATTGCACAGTCAGTAGTGTCTGGTCAGACCAACATCGGTAGTATAATCAAGGACTTGATTGCAGATCCCCAAACCGAACAAATCAAAAAAGACCCAGACTTTGTCAAAAAATCAGTCAACTCCATACTTGCCGAGCCAACAGAGATGAGAAAGCTAAGAGCAGAATTAGAGCCAATCAATGAAGTTCAGATTCTTTCCTCGGAATTATCAGCACTAGTCAAAAAAGAGTTTTCAGTGGACTTGGAGGTCTTTGAGGAATCAGATTCTACCAAGTTTGATCCAAAGAACAAGGCAAGAATGGCGCGTCCATTCAAGCCAGCACTATACATAGAATAGTCCTGCTGTCAAACGCAGTTTTTAGCTCACATTCTATTTATTAGACCAAAGAAAATTTCAACTCGATGAAAATAGCCGTAGTCGGAATCGGAGTCGCGGGCGGATATTTGGTGTCCAGGCTCAAAAAAGACCACGAAGTGATTGGCTATGAGCGCATGACTGAGGAAAACCATGACTCCATTTGCGCATGGGGCACTTCGGCAAACGAAATGAGGGAATTGTGTGCAAAGTCTGGAATTAACTTTGATGATTTCATCATACATCACGGAAAGGACATGCACATTGATATGAACAGCAATGAGCGATTTGATATCAAGCTAAAGGGATTGGTCACATTTGATAAGATTGGATTAATCAAAAAAATGTCAGAAGGCGTCAAGATTCACTATGGAGCCTCACCAAAACTAGAAGACTTGGAAAAAGAATTCGATATGATAGTTGACTGTACCGGATTTTATCGTGGATATTTGCCAAAAATAGAAAAAGACTTTTTCTTGCCGACATACCAATACAAAATTCAATACGATGACAAGGTTCCAATCGATGATTTCTTTGTAAAGCCATTTGCAAAAATGACTGGATACTTCTGGTATTTTCCACTAAATGACAACATGGCCCACATTGGTGCAGGGGATTACAAGAAAAACCACGTCGAGGAGACTGACAAGTTTTTCAAACAATACGGTGGTAAGATAACAAAGACAGTTGGTCGTCCAATCAGATTGGCCACTCCAAACATGTGCGAGCCATTCTACCATGGCAAGGTAGTAGGTGTTGGAGAATCAATCGGTACTGTTTATCCATTGTTAGGTGAGGGGATCATACCAAGCATGATTTGTGCTGATATTTTTGTTAGGAACATGAATAATTTGCCAAAATACAGACAAGAAGTCTTGGAGTATTTTGCAATTTATGGTAAGGTCTTGAACTTTGTTCGAGCAAAAATGCACGGCAAGTTCTCAGCTATTCGAAGTATAGCAGATTTGATCTCCATATTCCGATACATGAAGAAAAACGAGCAGAGATTCGGAATGGAAATTCACATGCGAGACTTGATGAAAGTCGCAAAAGCATGATTTCGATTTTTATCTAGATACTAGTACGCAACCAACATCTTGGTTCCCTTTTTGATCAGGAATGGTGCAAGTATTGTAGTCAGCACAACTACCATGCCCACTATTGGGAAGAGGAACGAGCTGGTAGCACCCAAGTCTTGTCCTATCATCAATACGATAAATGAAAACTCACCTAGCTGTGCCATGGATAGGCCAATGCCTAGTGCATTGTTTGGCCCAAGCTGGAATAGCCTTACCCCCAGATACACAGATGCAGTCTTGCCCACTATGGTGACTATTGTAATCACCAGAATCGGCAGCCAATACTGAGCTATAATGTTGATATCCATTAACGCACCAATAGTAACAAAGAATATTGCTACAAAGACTTCACGAATCGGCGTAATCAGATTAATGATGTCTTCAGAGAATCTAGAGCCAGCTAGTATTACTCCTGCCAAAAAAGCACCTGTTGCCGCAGAAAAGCCAAGCTCCTGCGACAAAAATGACAAACCAAATGCCAATCCCAAAGCAACTAGTATGGTAAGCTCGTATCGTGGAATGTTTGACAATAATGCAAAAACTTTTGGCATCCCAAGACAACCAAATGCAACGGTTCCACCAATGAACATACCAATTCTAGCAATCTCCCATAACATCTGATCAATGCTAAATCCGCCAGACAAAACCGAAGAGTGTAATGTAGAAATCAACACAGCTGCAATCAAGTCTTCTATTACTAGTACGCCAATCAGAAGCAAGGACGAGGGTTCTTCGATTACTCCCATTTCTTCCAGCACTTTGACTATAATTGCAGTAGAGCTAATTGATAATGCGGCTGCTAAAAACATCGAATCCATCATGGACCAGCCAAATGCGAGGCCTACACCCAAACCAACTCCAAGCATTGCCACCACTTCAATTACGGCAATTACTGCACCAAGCTTGCCAATGCTTTTGAGATGAGTAATTGGAAATGCCAGACCTACACCAAACAACAACAAAACTATGGCAATCTCTGAGAATTCAGTCAGCATTGTGGTATCTTTGATTAGACTAAAGGGGCCAAAGGGACCAATCAAGATCCCAGCTACTAAAAACCCCAAAACCAAGGGCTGTCGCAAAACATATGCGATGATTCCAATTGCTGCCGAAAACAGCAGCAAATACCCCAAATCTCCGATTATCTCTATTCCAGACAAGTCCTGAAGTGGATTTTGATTATACGTTATTCTGGGATATAGTCAAAATTACTTTGCTACAGATGAGATTTTTAGTAATTACACAAAGCTGGTAAGGCTGAATCCTTCCCGGGTCGTTCTGGTGTACTTCATGGTGTAGTCATATATGGTGTTAGAGTATTCCTTCAGAGTCTCCTTCATGGAATCAAGCGAG belongs to Candidatus Nitrosotenuis cloacae and includes:
- the leuS gene encoding leucine--tRNA ligase; amino-acid sequence: MISWNDIEEKWRAKWASQKEFEIEPDNREKKFITVAYPYPNSPQHIGHGRTYTLADVHARFLRMQGYNTLFPMGFHYTGTPILGMAKRVQEGDKELIENFEKLYHVPPNTIKEFVEPVKIADYFHQEIKQGMMEMGYSIDWRREFTTIDPVYKKFIEWQFRKMKSLNYVVQGSHPVGWCPKDQNPVSQHDTLGDVEPDFTEYILVKFHLDDMIIPTATLRPETIFGVTNLWINPQIKYRKVKVNDETWLVSPECARKLEFLNKTITPIAEIDGSEFVGKTVSILDKKIPIFPASFVESQTGTGIVMSVPAHAPFDYQALVDYQKKNPSIKVEPISIIKTEEFGEIPAKEIVEKLGIKDQDDPKLDEATNQVYAKEFYSGVLKQNTGKFAGLKVSEAKDTIKAWLAESKNSDILLELNDGPIRCRCGAECVVKLLNNQWFLNYLDQSWKEKTNQCFEKMSVLPNEIRTEFNYVVGWLRQRACARQHGLGTNLPWDQGWIVESLSDSVIYMAYYILAKYANSKELIADGLTDEFFEFVFFGNGDSKQVAAKCNISEEILKKIRDDFAYFYPVDARHSGRDLVPNHLTFFVLNHVAIFPEKLWPKQIVVNGSVLMDGKKMSKSMGNIIPLRKAIKDYGADPIRLAIIISAELLQDADFNLESVSTIKSKLEGIYEDCARYRPGMPQKLESEDNWIFGRLDHLITQTTGAIEKMRLREALHHILFSFESDIQWYLKRAEAKNRSDISGILHKILSVRVAMLSPFAPHIAEEMWERLGNSGFVSRSAWPKISEMVDQKSIQSEELLQSTLEDIKNVLKVTKINPQKIILYTADPWKIKAYRKIAQSVVSGQTNIGSIIKDLIADPQTEQIKKDPDFVKKSVNSILAEPTEMRKLRAELEPINEVQILSSELSALVKKEFSVDLEVFEESDSTKFDPKNKARMARPFKPALYIE
- a CDS encoding NAD(P)/FAD-dependent oxidoreductase; amino-acid sequence: MKIAVVGIGVAGGYLVSRLKKDHEVIGYERMTEENHDSICAWGTSANEMRELCAKSGINFDDFIIHHGKDMHIDMNSNERFDIKLKGLVTFDKIGLIKKMSEGVKIHYGASPKLEDLEKEFDMIVDCTGFYRGYLPKIEKDFFLPTYQYKIQYDDKVPIDDFFVKPFAKMTGYFWYFPLNDNMAHIGAGDYKKNHVEETDKFFKQYGGKITKTVGRPIRLATPNMCEPFYHGKVVGVGESIGTVYPLLGEGIIPSMICADIFVRNMNNLPKYRQEVLEYFAIYGKVLNFVRAKMHGKFSAIRSIADLISIFRYMKKNEQRFGMEIHMRDLMKVAKA
- a CDS encoding cation:proton antiporter, translating into MSGIEIIGDLGYLLLFSAAIGIIAYVLRQPLVLGFLVAGILIGPFGPFSLIKDTTMLTEFSEIAIVLLLFGVGLAFPITHLKSIGKLGAVIAVIEVVAMLGVGLGVGLAFGWSMMDSMFLAAALSISSTAIIVKVLEEMGVIEEPSSLLLIGVLVIEDLIAAVLISTLHSSVLSGGFSIDQMLWEIARIGMFIGGTVAFGCLGMPKVFALLSNIPRYELTILVALGLAFGLSFLSQELGFSAATGAFLAGVILAGSRFSEDIINLITPIREVFVAIFFVTIGALMDINIIAQYWLPILVITIVTIVGKTASVYLGVRLFQLGPNNALGIGLSMAQLGEFSFIVLMIGQDLGATSSFLFPIVGMVVVLTTILAPFLIKKGTKMLVAY